One stretch of Priestia megaterium DNA includes these proteins:
- a CDS encoding TetR/AcrR family transcriptional regulator, producing MVNRKGEQTKALILEKASKLFNSQGYRASSISDIMHETGLRKGGIYNHFENKEEIMLSAFSFSIDTMRHLFSEAMAGKQGCMERLFSIVSVFEGIAEKELFPGGCPIMNAAIEADDADPLLQEKVREAMDSLLGMVRNIVQEGIKKGEVKQGVDPEFVATVFISTLEGALALSKLYKSQEYMKRAVHHLRSFLDQNCS from the coding sequence ATGGTTAATCGCAAGGGAGAACAGACTAAAGCCCTAATCTTAGAAAAAGCATCGAAACTTTTTAATAGCCAAGGATATAGGGCATCTTCTATATCCGACATCATGCACGAGACTGGTCTTCGAAAAGGAGGGATTTATAACCATTTCGAAAATAAAGAGGAAATAATGCTGAGCGCTTTTTCCTTTTCCATTGACACGATGAGGCATCTTTTTTCTGAAGCAATGGCAGGCAAACAAGGATGCATGGAACGTCTTTTTTCCATTGTTTCCGTATTCGAGGGGATTGCTGAAAAGGAATTGTTCCCTGGAGGGTGCCCGATTATGAATGCTGCCATTGAGGCGGATGACGCAGACCCATTGCTTCAAGAAAAAGTCCGTGAAGCAATGGATAGCTTGCTCGGAATGGTTCGTAATATTGTTCAGGAAGGCATAAAGAAGGGTGAGGTTAAACAAGGAGTGGATCCCGAGTTTGTGGCGACTGTGTTTATCTCCACGTTGGAGGGAGCGCTAGCACTTAGCAAACTTTACAAGAGCCAAGAGTACATGAAAAGAGCTGTGCATCATCTTAGATCGTTTCTTGATCAGAACTGTTCCTAA